A stretch of DNA from Candidatus Poribacteria bacterium:
CCAATCTTGTTGTTAGGACTCTTCGCAGTCCTCTTTGCGGGTATTAATCTCGCCCTGACCCATATTCTTGGACCTAAACGCCCGAACCGGGTCAAACTCTCCGTTTATGAATCCGGCGTTCAACCAATTGGCGATGCGAGGCAACGGTTTACCATCCGGTTCGACCTCATCGCGATGCTCTTTATCATC
This window harbors:
- a CDS encoding NADH-quinone oxidoreductase subunit A yields the protein PILLLGLFAVLFAGINLALTHILGPKRPNRVKLSVYESGVQPIGDARQRFTIRFDLIAMLFIIFDIEVVFLYPWAVVFKKFSETSGLFILIEMLVFIGILLLGYIYAWRKGGLTWD